The following nucleotide sequence is from Fructobacillus americanaquae.
TTTAGTGGCGTATTAGCAAGTTCATTCGTAATATCTTGAAAATCAGCCTGCGACCGATATCGTAAAATCCGCCAATCATAATGAACATTGTCATGGATTTCATCAATATAGGGGGTAAATTCACCCTCAAGGGCTAAAATTAGGTAACCAGCAAAGGCCTTGGTAAAATCAGCTGAATTTGCCACAACTTTGACCAAGGTCTGGTCCGCAGTGAAGAAGCCAACGGCTAACTGATCGCCGGCCCAATTAACCTCCAAAGCCCAACGTAGTGAAATCCAGTCCGAAAGGCTAATTCCTAGATTTAACAGGTAATCGGTTGTCAACCGAATATGAATCGGATGTTTTGACAAGTTAGCCTGATTGGCGTTCCCCAACTGATCCAAACAATGCGAAAAGTAAAGACAGAGCCGCTCCAAATCAGCGACTGCTAATTCCTTTTGTCCATCGGCGAAGGCTTGTAAATCACTCATTTGCAGACCAGTCGCTGTCCCAACTTGTTCGATACTTTGTTGACTTAATTGTTGTAAAATTCGAAAATTATTCATGGTTTTATTATAACAAGTTTTGACCAAAGAAAAAGCAGGTCGACGAACGTCGAACCTGCCTAAGAACTAATTTTTTACTGTTGCTTTTTCTTTTTCATCAATGATCGTAATACACCAATAACTGAAGGTAACAACGTCACTAAAACAATGCCCATAATAATCAATGAGAAATGTTCGCGGACGAAGGGAATGTTACCAAACAAAGCACCAGCACCGGTTGCAATGAAAGTCCATGAAAGCGCAGCAATCATAGTAAATTCAAGAAACTTACGAAAGTTGTACTTTGATAAACCAGCCACAGAAGGGACGAATGTTCGCACGATTGGAATATAGCGGCCTAAGATGATGGCCATCGCGCCTCGCTTCGCAAAGAATTGCTCAGCTTCTTCAATATATTTAGGCTTAATCATAATTGAAAACGGCCGGTGATTTAACAACTCGCGCCCGCCAGTTCGTAGAATCCAATAATTCATTGAATCACCGACAACAGAGGCAATAAAGAAAACCACCATAAAAACCCAATGATTCAAACCGGCTTCTTGGCCAGCTGGTGTCATTGAAATGGCACCAGCAGCAAACAACAGTGAATCACCTGGTAGAAATGGCAAAACCACTGCCCCAGTTTCAATCAAAACAATCACAAATAAAATCAAATAGGTCCAGATACCAAAGTGGGAAACCAAGTTTGCCAGGTGGACATCAATGTGCAAGGTAAAATCAATTATGCTACTCATTCTTTTCTCCGTTTTGTAAGGCTCAGCATCACGCTGTACTAGCCAGTGACATTCAACAAGCATAAGCCTATTGGGTGGTGGTTGTTGACAGGTTCTACTTTCTTACTAGGATACTGTTTTTTGGACTCAGCAACCATACCAATCAAATCTAAGCTTCTTCTGATTTATTTTCAGAATCCAAAGATAAAATTAGTCTCGTTTTTTCATCAAAACACGTTAAGCCTTTTTAAAGGCCTGGACAGTCGTAAAGACAATTAACCAGATAGTAGCGCCAATTGCGGGTACCATCGCACTTTGGTTAAAGAACAACGTCAGGTAAATCAGGACAAAGCCGATAATGGCAATTGGCACAAAGAACTTTGGCGCAATCATCAAGAAACCGTCCTTCAAGTAGTCGTTTGACTTACGGTACTGCCAGTAAGTTACCAGCGTCAACACATAAATCATGATAAACAGATCTGTTGAGGCAGAGGTAACGAAAGTAAAGGCATCCGAAATTTGTGGTAAAACGGCAATAATGGCAGAACAAGCCACCAAAGCTGCTGTAATCAAAACAGCATTAGCAGGCAACTTGTGCTTTGACATCTTGGTAAACGGCTTCAAGGCCTTGTTCTTTGATTCAACAGCCAATGAATAGAAGTTTCGTGAAGCTGAGAAAATCACAGAGTTCAAAGCAGAAGCAGCAGATGTCAAAACAACAAAGTTAACTAAAGCTGCAGCCCAGTTAACCCCAGCTAACTTAAAGACGACCACAAAGGGACTTTGGTTAGCTGGAATTTGTTGCCATGGATAGATAACCATGATGGTTGCCAAGGCGCCTAAGTAGAAAAACAAAATTCGGAAAGGAATTTGGTTAATTGCCTTTGGCAAAACCTTACGAGCATCCTTTGTTTCGGCTGCTGTCATTCCGATAAATTCCATTCCAACGAAAGCAAACATAACCATCTGGAAACTATTAATAAAGTTACCGACACCATTTGGCATCAGTGAGAAGTTACTAACCAAGTTGTTAACCGAAACTGGTCCTTGGCTCGTCTTAAAGCCGGTCAACAGCATGATAATTCCAGTAGCAATCAGTGACAAAATAGCCACAATCTTAATCATCGCAAACCAGAATTCAGCTTCACCATACAATGCTACCGCAATCAAATTAACTGAAGTTAAAATCACGAGAATCACAATTTGGATTAACCAAGCTGGCCATGATGGAAACCAAAATTGCACGTACTTTCCAATCGCT
It contains:
- a CDS encoding XRE family transcriptional regulator — its product is MNNFRILQQLSQQSIEQVGTATGLQMSDLQAFADGQKELAVADLERLCLYFSHCLDQLGNANQANLSKHPIHIRLTTDYLLNLGISLSDWISLRWALEVNWAGDQLAVGFFTADQTLVKVVANSADFTKAFAGYLILALEGEFTPYIDEIHDNVHYDWRILRYRSQADFQDITNELANTPLKEIEA
- a CDS encoding VTT domain-containing protein, producing MSSIIDFTLHIDVHLANLVSHFGIWTYLILFVIVLIETGAVVLPFLPGDSLLFAAGAISMTPAGQEAGLNHWVFMVVFFIASVVGDSMNYWILRTGGRELLNHRPFSIMIKPKYIEEAEQFFAKRGAMAIILGRYIPIVRTFVPSVAGLSKYNFRKFLEFTMIAALSWTFIATGAGALFGNIPFVREHFSLIIMGIVLVTLLPSVIGVLRSLMKKKKQQ
- a CDS encoding amino acid permease yields the protein MSSENNGALEGDKGLSNRHVQLIAIGGTIGTGLFMGAGDSIHFAGPAILLTYAVIGLLMFVVMRAIGEMLYADPTQHTFIAFMSKYLGKKTGTFASWSYWLTVAFMGMAELTAIGKYVQFWFPSWPAWLIQIVILVILTSVNLIAVALYGEAEFWFAMIKIVAILSLIATGIIMLLTGFKTSQGPVSVNNLVSNFSLMPNGVGNFINSFQMVMFAFVGMEFIGMTAAETKDARKVLPKAINQIPFRILFFYLGALATIMVIYPWQQIPANQSPFVVVFKLAGVNWAAALVNFVVLTSAASALNSVIFSASRNFYSLAVESKNKALKPFTKMSKHKLPANAVLITAALVACSAIIAVLPQISDAFTFVTSASTDLFIMIYVLTLVTYWQYRKSNDYLKDGFLMIAPKFFVPIAIIGFVLIYLTLFFNQSAMVPAIGATIWLIVFTTVQAFKKA